From one Actinomyces sp. Marseille-P3109 genomic stretch:
- a CDS encoding DUF3152 domain-containing protein, with the protein MRPSTPQPPRRPSRPRRGAGRDSSSASGRRTAPGGSPRRSPAGQHSTHRRSSIEPDPASRRALVVARRERQRRRTRSRLLYGTTLLAAIVLIVVGLRAWELRPGFALPLSTDTTTTPSPAPAEAAPRSAGPSGSGTTSPSASPTPSASTLPAPRLDAEGFAHSDAVGDGTWTIAPAVPVSRPAAGTVYRYALQVEGGTHVDAAAAAPIVERTLNDERGWPTAQNTSFEPVADPAAADFTFNIATPPTADALCAPLETSGMWSCRNANNVVINSDRWNWGAITHPDVDSYRTYVTNHEVGHFLGHEHEFCAGAGLKAPLMAQQSHDIAGGCVYNAWPTQDNQPG; encoded by the coding sequence ATGCGCCCCTCGACCCCGCAGCCGCCGCGGCGCCCCTCCCGCCCCAGACGGGGCGCCGGCCGTGACTCGTCGTCGGCTTCCGGACGGCGGACCGCTCCTGGCGGCTCCCCGCGCCGCAGCCCGGCCGGCCAGCACTCCACGCATCGACGTTCGTCGATTGAGCCCGACCCCGCCAGTCGACGGGCTCTCGTCGTCGCTCGGCGCGAGCGCCAGCGACGCCGCACCCGCAGCCGACTCCTCTACGGCACCACCCTCCTCGCGGCGATCGTCCTGATCGTCGTCGGCCTGCGCGCCTGGGAACTCCGCCCCGGTTTCGCCCTGCCGCTGAGCACCGACACGACCACAACGCCCTCACCCGCTCCGGCGGAGGCGGCCCCACGATCCGCCGGACCGAGTGGGAGCGGCACGACCTCACCGTCGGCGTCGCCCACCCCGTCGGCCTCGACGCTTCCGGCCCCGCGCCTGGACGCTGAGGGGTTCGCGCACTCCGACGCCGTCGGCGACGGCACCTGGACGATCGCGCCGGCCGTGCCCGTCTCGCGTCCCGCGGCCGGGACCGTCTACCGATACGCGCTCCAGGTCGAGGGGGGCACCCACGTCGACGCCGCAGCGGCGGCCCCCATCGTCGAGCGCACCCTCAATGACGAGCGCGGCTGGCCCACCGCGCAGAACACGTCCTTCGAGCCGGTGGCCGACCCCGCCGCCGCCGACTTCACCTTCAACATCGCCACACCGCCCACCGCGGACGCCCTGTGCGCGCCGCTGGAAACCTCCGGCATGTGGAGCTGCCGCAACGCCAACAACGTGGTCATCAACTCCGACCGCTGGAACTGGGGAGCCATCACCCATCCAGACGTCGACTCCTACCGCACCTACGTCACCAACCACGAGGTGGGCCACTTCCTCGGCCACGAGCACGAGTTCTGCGCCGGGGCCGGTCTCAAGGCCCCTCTTATGGCGCAGCAGAGCCACGACATCGCCGGCGGCTGCGTCTACAACGCCTGGCCCACGCAGGACAACCAGCCCGGCTGA
- the clpB gene encoding ATP-dependent chaperone ClpB — protein MDTNYTTKSQEAISGAMQAAAAAGNPQIEPAHLLVELLSQPDGVAAGLLAAVCPDAAARQAVGASARRILTQLPASSGSSMTQPQPSRALLAALEAASSVAKELDDEYISTEHLLIGLAKGDTSGSTPTVARILADAGATPDALIEALPQVRGSSRVTSANPEGTYKTLEKYGTDLTEAAREGRLDPVIGRDAEIRRVVQVLSRRTKNNPVLIGEPGVGKTAVVEGLAQRIVAGDVPESLRGKRLIALDLSGMVAGAKYRGEFEERLKAVLKEIKDSDGEVITFIDELHTVVGAGGGSEGAMDAGNMLKPMLARGELRMVGATTLDEYRENIEKDPALERRFQQVFVGEPSVEDTVAILRGIAPKYEAHHQVTISDGALVAAATLSDRYITGRQLPDKAIDLVDESASRLRMELDSSPVEIDELRRRVDRMRMEEAYLDESIEDVAKADPADVDRLERLRAELADASEELASLNARWEAEKAGHNKVGELRAALDEMRTRADLAEREGNFEEAGRLRYGDMPALERQIREAEAADAAEDAAGEPMIAEKVGAPEIAEVVGSWTGIPVGKLLQGETEKLLTMEEAIGERLIGQKAAVGTVADAVRRSRAGVSDPDRPTGSFLFLGPTGVGKTELAKALAEFLFDDERAIVRIDMSEYSEKHSVARLVGAPPGYVGYEEGGQLTEAVRRRPYSVVLLDEIEKAHPEVFDILLQVLDDGRLTDGQGRTVDFRNVILVLTSNLGSQFLIDPLTSPEEKRKEVMSVVQASFKPEFLNRLDDIIVFDALAREELGEIVDIQLARIAERLTDRRLSLHVTDAARSWLADEGYDPAYGARPLRRLVQREIGDRLARMLLAGEVLDGQQVVVDKVDGSDGLTLRVEGEVRPPSAASAASPA, from the coding sequence ATGGATACGAACTACACCACGAAGTCTCAGGAGGCGATCTCCGGGGCCATGCAGGCCGCCGCCGCGGCCGGCAATCCCCAGATCGAGCCGGCGCACCTGCTCGTTGAGCTCCTCTCCCAGCCCGACGGCGTCGCCGCGGGACTCCTTGCCGCCGTCTGCCCCGACGCCGCGGCCCGCCAGGCCGTCGGCGCCTCCGCGCGCCGCATCCTGACCCAGCTGCCCGCCTCCTCGGGCTCCTCGATGACCCAGCCCCAGCCCTCGCGCGCCCTGCTGGCCGCCTTGGAGGCCGCCTCCTCGGTCGCCAAGGAGCTGGACGACGAGTACATCTCCACCGAGCACCTGCTCATCGGCCTGGCCAAGGGCGACACCTCCGGCTCCACCCCCACCGTGGCCCGCATCCTGGCCGACGCCGGCGCCACCCCGGACGCCCTCATCGAGGCCCTGCCCCAGGTCCGCGGCTCCTCCCGCGTCACCTCCGCCAACCCCGAGGGCACCTACAAGACCCTGGAGAAGTACGGCACCGACCTCACCGAGGCCGCCCGTGAGGGGCGCCTCGACCCGGTCATCGGCCGCGACGCCGAGATCCGCCGCGTCGTGCAGGTCCTGTCCCGGCGCACCAAGAACAACCCGGTCCTCATCGGTGAGCCCGGCGTCGGCAAGACCGCCGTCGTCGAGGGCCTGGCCCAGCGCATCGTCGCCGGCGACGTGCCCGAGTCCCTGCGCGGCAAGCGGCTCATCGCCCTGGATCTGTCCGGGATGGTGGCGGGAGCCAAGTACCGTGGTGAGTTCGAGGAGCGCCTCAAGGCCGTCCTCAAGGAGATCAAGGACTCCGACGGCGAGGTCATCACCTTCATCGACGAGCTGCACACCGTCGTCGGGGCCGGCGGCGGCTCCGAGGGCGCCATGGACGCCGGCAACATGCTCAAGCCCATGCTGGCCCGCGGCGAGCTGCGCATGGTGGGTGCCACCACCCTGGACGAGTACCGCGAGAACATCGAGAAGGATCCTGCTCTGGAGCGCCGCTTCCAGCAGGTCTTCGTCGGTGAGCCCAGTGTCGAGGACACCGTCGCCATCCTGCGCGGTATCGCCCCCAAGTACGAGGCCCACCACCAGGTGACCATCTCCGACGGCGCCCTCGTGGCGGCCGCGACCCTCTCCGACCGTTACATCACCGGCCGCCAGCTGCCCGATAAGGCCATCGACCTGGTTGACGAGTCCGCCTCCCGGCTGCGCATGGAGCTCGACTCCAGCCCCGTCGAGATCGACGAGCTGCGCCGTCGTGTGGACCGTATGCGCATGGAGGAGGCCTACCTCGACGAGTCCATCGAGGACGTGGCCAAGGCCGACCCCGCCGACGTCGACCGCCTGGAGCGCCTGCGCGCCGAGCTGGCCGACGCCTCTGAGGAGCTGGCCTCGCTCAACGCCCGCTGGGAGGCCGAGAAGGCCGGCCACAACAAGGTCGGTGAGCTGCGCGCCGCCCTGGACGAGATGCGCACCCGCGCCGACCTGGCCGAGCGCGAGGGCAACTTCGAGGAGGCCGGTCGCCTGCGCTACGGCGACATGCCGGCCCTGGAGCGGCAGATCCGCGAGGCCGAGGCCGCCGACGCCGCCGAGGATGCCGCCGGCGAGCCGATGATCGCCGAGAAGGTCGGCGCCCCCGAGATCGCCGAGGTCGTGGGCTCCTGGACCGGCATCCCCGTGGGCAAGCTCCTCCAGGGCGAGACCGAGAAGCTCCTGACCATGGAGGAGGCCATCGGCGAGCGCCTCATCGGCCAGAAGGCCGCCGTGGGTACCGTGGCCGACGCGGTGCGCCGTTCACGGGCCGGGGTCTCCGACCCCGACCGTCCCACCGGCTCCTTCCTCTTCCTGGGCCCCACGGGCGTGGGCAAGACCGAGCTGGCCAAGGCCCTGGCCGAGTTCCTCTTCGATGACGAGCGCGCCATCGTGCGTATCGACATGTCCGAGTACTCCGAGAAGCACTCCGTGGCTCGCCTCGTGGGCGCCCCTCCCGGGTACGTCGGCTACGAGGAGGGCGGCCAGCTCACCGAGGCCGTGCGGCGTCGGCCCTACTCCGTGGTCCTGCTCGACGAGATCGAGAAGGCCCATCCCGAGGTCTTCGACATCCTTCTGCAGGTGCTCGATGACGGCCGCCTCACCGACGGCCAGGGTCGCACGGTCGACTTCCGCAACGTCATCCTGGTGCTCACCTCGAACCTGGGCAGCCAGTTCCTCATCGACCCGCTCACCAGTCCCGAGGAGAAGCGCAAAGAGGTCATGAGCGTGGTTCAGGCCTCCTTCAAACCGGAGTTCCTCAACCGCCTCGACGACATCATCGTCTTCGATGCGCTCGCCAGGGAGGAGCTGGGCGAGATCGTCGACATCCAGCTCGCACGCATCGCCGAGCGCCTGACGGACCGGCGCCTGAGCCTGCACGTGACCGACGCGGCCCGCAGCTGGCTGGCCGACGAGGGCTACGACCCCGCCTACGGGGCCCGGCCGCTGCGCCGCCTCGTCCAGCGCGAGATCGGCGACCGACTGGCCCGCATGCTGCTGGCCGGGGAGGTTCTCGACGGGCAGCAGGTCGTCGTCGACAAGGTCGACGGCAGCGACGGCCTGACACTGCGAGTCGAGGGCGAGGTGCGCCCGCCCTCCGCCGCCTCGGCGGCGTCGCCGGCCTGA